One Vibrio campbellii CAIM 519 = NBRC 15631 = ATCC 25920 genomic window carries:
- a CDS encoding alkaline phosphatase D family protein — protein sequence MSLSRRDFIKVVSSGAVATTLTACGSDDTNTVTDASFEHGVASGDPTQTQVIIWTRVTTEASYVDVSWQVSATEDFSSIEQSGTFVTDTSRDFTVKVDVQNLNPNTQYYYRFMVGEASSIVGITQTLPEGSVDKASMAVVSCANYPAGYFNVYKEILEQHQKASFDVVLHLGDYIYEYGAGGYASEDAAALGREPSKGTECITLDDYRKRYAQYRQDEDLQALHAALPMIAIWDDHELANDAWKEGAENHHNSEGSFNDRRAAAAAAWTEWLPVRENTFSSMLIYRQFAFGDLINLMMLDTRLVGRDQPLDYFSLDAPTMEAIGGLVAQSRSTERELLGTEQLAWLMNAFNQEAKWNVLGQQVLMSRMELPSSVMLAMFQLFTATDEQKMDALLVVNNAIASYLADPSSDTVKLPYNLDAWDGFYVERERVYEIAKASSGNFVCLAGDTHNAWTSELKDVSNNPVGVEFATSSVSSPGLEEFLALEPVAIAQMEYTLPNLVSELQWTDIKQRGFMRVTFTPEKAESTWYMLSTIKDRNYQVTKKVASTSDGLTLDIE from the coding sequence ATGTCATTGTCTCGCCGAGATTTTATAAAAGTCGTCTCTTCAGGAGCCGTTGCTACCACACTAACTGCATGTGGGAGTGATGATACAAATACAGTCACCGATGCCTCATTCGAACATGGTGTCGCCAGTGGGGACCCAACTCAAACTCAAGTAATCATCTGGACACGTGTGACTACGGAGGCGAGTTATGTCGATGTCTCTTGGCAGGTGTCTGCAACGGAAGATTTCTCTAGTATTGAGCAAAGCGGCACCTTTGTGACAGATACCAGTCGTGATTTCACGGTGAAGGTAGATGTGCAAAATCTCAACCCCAATACACAGTATTACTACCGTTTTATGGTCGGTGAGGCAAGCAGTATTGTAGGCATAACGCAGACTCTACCAGAAGGCAGTGTAGACAAAGCATCGATGGCCGTTGTGTCTTGTGCGAATTATCCGGCGGGTTACTTCAATGTCTATAAAGAGATTTTGGAACAGCACCAAAAAGCGTCGTTCGATGTGGTTTTGCACCTTGGCGATTACATCTACGAATATGGTGCCGGGGGCTATGCGAGTGAGGATGCGGCAGCATTGGGACGTGAGCCAAGCAAGGGCACTGAATGTATTACGTTAGATGACTACCGAAAGCGCTACGCTCAATATCGCCAAGATGAAGATCTCCAAGCTCTGCATGCAGCATTACCGATGATCGCAATCTGGGATGACCACGAGTTAGCCAATGATGCATGGAAGGAAGGGGCGGAAAACCACCATAACAGCGAAGGCAGTTTTAATGACAGACGCGCCGCGGCGGCAGCGGCTTGGACTGAGTGGCTTCCTGTGCGAGAAAACACCTTTTCAAGTATGCTGATTTATCGTCAGTTTGCCTTTGGTGATTTGATCAATTTGATGATGCTCGATACTCGATTGGTAGGCCGCGATCAGCCATTGGATTATTTTTCTCTCGATGCTCCTACTATGGAAGCGATTGGTGGATTAGTTGCTCAGTCTCGCAGTACAGAACGAGAACTACTTGGTACAGAGCAACTCGCTTGGTTAATGAATGCGTTTAATCAAGAAGCAAAATGGAATGTGCTTGGGCAGCAGGTTCTTATGTCGAGAATGGAGCTACCTAGCTCGGTGATGTTGGCGATGTTCCAACTCTTTACGGCGACGGATGAGCAGAAAATGGACGCGCTGCTAGTAGTGAATAATGCGATCGCCAGTTATCTTGCTGATCCAAGTTCGGACACTGTAAAGTTGCCATACAACCTAGACGCTTGGGATGGCTTTTATGTGGAACGTGAGCGTGTTTATGAAATCGCTAAAGCAAGCTCAGGCAATTTTGTTTGCTTAGCTGGTGATACGCACAATGCTTGGACCAGTGAACTGAAGGATGTGTCAAACAACCCTGTTGGTGTCGAGTTCGCTACAAGTTCGGTCAGCTCTCCGGGCCTGGAAGAATTTTTAGCGCTGGAGCCCGTCGCCATTGCTCAAATGGAATATACATTGCCGAATCTAGTTTCTGAACTGCAATGGACAGACATCAAGCAACGTGGCTTTATGCGTGTCACCTTTACACCAGAGAAAGCAGAGTCAACGTGGTATATGTTGTCTACGATTAAAGATAGAAACTATCAAGTAACCAAAAAAGTGGCATCCACATCGGATGGCTTGACGCTTGATATAGAGTAG
- a CDS encoding SulA-like leucine-rich domain-containing protein translates to MQLQTQSHTYSRYNVLAQATQPMDVSDQLLSKLAVLSQQQQWVLFTAECPRPDFEQLAASNIRCQNIIQMKPSQQLSEVEIVIKAIQSGNASAVVASNKIALMNQSMLRDIAQRYQCEVFFVEGRVNKYH, encoded by the coding sequence ATGCAGTTACAAACTCAATCTCATACATACTCTCGTTACAACGTATTGGCACAAGCAACACAACCTATGGATGTGTCTGACCAACTGCTTTCTAAGTTGGCAGTATTGTCTCAACAGCAGCAATGGGTCCTGTTTACCGCTGAGTGCCCTCGTCCTGATTTTGAGCAACTTGCTGCTTCCAACATTCGCTGTCAAAACATCATTCAGATGAAGCCATCTCAACAGCTTTCTGAAGTGGAAATCGTGATTAAAGCTATTCAATCTGGTAACGCCAGCGCCGTCGTCGCGTCGAACAAGATTGCATTAATGAACCAATCAATGCTTCGCGACATCGCTCAACGTTATCAGTGTGAAGTCTTTTTCGTCGAAGGCAGAGTGAACAAGTACCACTAA
- a CDS encoding phosphoribosylaminoimidazolesuccinocarboxamide synthase, which yields MSLANQVLAVNDDLPIRTHKPVHSGKVRSVYWLTEEDSARLIKEKGYDVAPDAPLAIMVISDRISAFDCIWHGEGGLKGVPGKGAALNAISNHWFKLFKDNGLADSHILDIPHPFVWIVQKAKPVKIEAICRKYITGSMWRAYANGEREFCGIELPEGLEKDKALPELLMTPSTKGILKGIPGVPEADDVNITRQNIVDNFEAFNFLNAEDIAQYEKLLKEGFNVISSALEAIDQTFVDTKFEFGYVHDAAGNEKLIYMDEVGTPDSSRIWDTKEYQAGNIVENSKEGFRQFLLNHFPDPDILLNKERMPEREALARDNELPVESLMDISRTYIGIAEKITGQPIKLSNDPKAEIIEILSKEYGLID from the coding sequence ATGAGCCTTGCTAATCAAGTACTTGCCGTCAATGACGACCTGCCAATTCGCACCCACAAGCCTGTTCACAGCGGAAAAGTCCGCTCTGTTTACTGGTTAACTGAAGAAGACAGCGCACGACTGATCAAAGAAAAAGGATACGATGTCGCACCTGACGCGCCACTGGCTATCATGGTGATCAGTGATCGTATATCAGCCTTCGATTGTATCTGGCACGGCGAAGGTGGACTAAAAGGCGTTCCGGGGAAAGGCGCTGCATTGAACGCAATCTCTAACCACTGGTTCAAATTGTTTAAAGATAACGGCCTTGCTGATAGCCACATCTTAGATATCCCTCACCCATTCGTTTGGATCGTACAAAAAGCGAAACCAGTTAAGATTGAAGCAATCTGCCGTAAATACATCACGGGCTCTATGTGGCGTGCCTACGCAAATGGCGAACGTGAATTCTGTGGTATTGAACTTCCTGAAGGTCTTGAGAAAGATAAAGCGCTGCCTGAATTGCTCATGACGCCTTCAACCAAAGGTATTTTGAAAGGCATTCCTGGCGTTCCTGAAGCGGATGATGTCAACATTACTCGCCAGAATATCGTAGACAACTTCGAGGCCTTTAACTTTTTAAACGCAGAAGACATCGCGCAGTACGAGAAGCTATTAAAAGAAGGCTTTAACGTGATCAGCAGTGCGCTTGAAGCGATTGACCAAACGTTTGTGGATACCAAGTTTGAATTTGGCTATGTACACGATGCTGCCGGTAACGAAAAGCTAATTTACATGGATGAAGTCGGTACGCCTGATTCATCACGCATTTGGGATACGAAAGAATACCAAGCGGGCAACATCGTTGAAAACTCGAAAGAAGGTTTCCGTCAGTTCTTGCTAAACCACTTCCCAGATCCCGATATTCTATTAAACAAAGAGCGCATGCCAGAACGTGAAGCGCTTGCTCGTGATAACGAACTGCCAGTAGAGTCTTTGATGGACATCTCACGCACTTACATCGGTATTGCAGAGAAGATAACGGGCCAACCAATCAAGTTGAGCAACGATCCAAAAGCTGAAATCATCGAAATTTTGAGCAAAGAATACGGTTTGATCGACTGA
- a CDS encoding phospholipase A, producing the protein MKYKVIPFLLCPALVYGKNIAQISTYEDNYVLGTYTTDINQNAYNELGSEMDSLQQFEVKFQISASLPFYRFSSGTALMGAYTQKSLWQLANSDISSPFRETNYKPQLFLAHQSNMLLFNHLELGYKHESNGQSSKLSRSWDRLYLAAERFSGPVEYGAHAWWVVTTENDDMEDYYAPYELWAKFYTGAGVFNTRGLYNFADDKGGVELGYTLYFNDILGLYVQGYHGYGETLIDYDHSQTRIGLGIKLVNL; encoded by the coding sequence ATGAAATATAAAGTAATTCCATTCTTGTTGTGTCCCGCATTGGTTTACGGAAAAAACATTGCACAGATTTCAACTTATGAAGACAACTACGTATTAGGTACATACACCACCGACATCAATCAAAACGCTTACAACGAACTCGGTTCTGAAATGGACTCGCTGCAACAGTTTGAAGTGAAGTTTCAGATCTCAGCTTCGCTCCCGTTTTACCGATTCAGCTCTGGCACCGCGTTAATGGGCGCATACACGCAAAAGTCTCTCTGGCAGCTCGCAAACTCTGACATTTCCTCTCCGTTCAGAGAAACCAATTACAAACCACAATTGTTCTTGGCTCACCAATCTAACATGCTGTTGTTTAACCACTTAGAGTTGGGTTACAAGCATGAATCAAACGGCCAGTCGAGTAAGCTTTCTCGTAGCTGGGATCGTCTTTATCTCGCTGCTGAGCGTTTCTCAGGTCCAGTTGAATACGGTGCGCATGCTTGGTGGGTCGTTACCACAGAAAATGACGACATGGAAGACTACTATGCACCCTATGAATTGTGGGCGAAGTTCTATACTGGCGCTGGTGTGTTTAATACCCGAGGCCTCTACAACTTTGCCGATGACAAAGGTGGCGTAGAATTGGGGTACACCTTGTACTTTAATGACATCTTAGGTTTGTATGTTCAGGGCTACCATGGCTATGGTGAAACCTTGATTGATTATGACCATTCACAAACCCGTATTGGACTGGGAATCAAATTGGTTAACCTCTAG
- a CDS encoding FAD-binding and (Fe-S)-binding domain-containing protein, protein MLPRLHSQTDVDPLVLSFLKELEHSGFTGDIESQYSSRLAVATDNSVYQQLPQAVVHPKTTQDVSLIGKLSNREEYERITFSPRGGGTGTNGQSLTKGIVVDLSRHMNKVLEVNEEEGWVRVQTGVVKDQLNDAVRPYGYFFSPDLSTSNRATIGGMINTDASGQGSLKYGKTSDHVLSLQAVFADGSILESDLSHGLPNEGEFADTAMRVTESVCRDKRQQINDKFPPLNRFLTGYDLKNAFDEEKDSFDITRVLCGAEGSLAFITEAKLNLTRIPKARTLVNVKYNSFDSALRNAPFMVEAKALSVETVDSKVLNLAKQDIVWHTVSDLITDVPDKEMLGINMVEYAGQDEEEVASQVAFLTAKLDSMLETEEAGIIGYQVCSDVASIGRIYNMRKKAVGLLGAAKGRAKPVAFAEDTCVPPENLADFIVEFRELLDAKSLNYGMFGHVDAGVLHVRPALDLCDPHQEALMHEISDEVVKLVAKYGGLMWGEHGKGFRSEYGPEFFGEELFTELRRVKAAFDPHNKMNPGKICTPLNSDAELVKVTDTKRGYFDRQIDVQVRDSFKQAMECNGNGLCFNYDTSSPMCPSMKVTADRRHSPKGRAGLVREWLRQLTEQGIDILDLEKQTLENKTSIKTMIDRVRHSINRRHEYDFSHEVYEAMNGCLACKACASQCPIKVDVPSFRSRFLNIYHSRYQRPAKDYLVSNIESMLPLMAKAPSVVNGVLKQSWVQSLTASTVGYVDAPLLSVPTLKERVETLTTAYDLQALSGLSSEDKQKHVLIVQDPFTSYYDAEVVEDFIKLVQKLGMNPVLLPFKPNGKAQHIKGFLRQFKNTAQDTAKFLEMVADLGIPMVGVDPALVLCYRDEYAEVLGSKRGEFDVLTAHEWLYPRLNEFDALESKQQAPWYLFAHCTEKTKMPNAEKEWGAIFAHFGAVLNTVPVGCCGMAGTFGHEVDKLSMSRDIYDLSWKPNLDKLDNERCLITGYSCRSQVKRFEGIKPKHPVQALLTLI, encoded by the coding sequence ATGTTACCAAGATTACACTCGCAAACGGATGTCGATCCTCTTGTTCTTAGTTTTCTCAAAGAGCTGGAGCATTCCGGGTTCACTGGCGATATCGAAAGCCAGTATTCTAGCCGTCTCGCGGTAGCCACTGACAACAGTGTCTATCAACAGCTCCCTCAGGCTGTTGTTCATCCCAAAACCACCCAAGATGTTTCCCTCATCGGTAAACTCAGCAACAGAGAAGAATACGAACGCATTACTTTTTCTCCTCGTGGGGGCGGTACAGGCACCAACGGACAGTCTTTAACGAAGGGTATTGTGGTCGACTTGTCTCGCCACATGAACAAAGTGTTAGAGGTGAATGAGGAAGAGGGCTGGGTTCGTGTTCAAACGGGTGTGGTCAAAGACCAATTGAATGATGCCGTTCGCCCTTATGGGTATTTCTTCTCTCCAGACTTATCGACCAGTAACCGCGCCACGATCGGCGGGATGATCAACACGGATGCATCCGGTCAAGGCTCGCTCAAATACGGTAAAACTTCCGATCACGTTCTCTCTCTTCAAGCGGTTTTTGCTGATGGTTCGATTTTGGAATCCGACCTTTCTCATGGCTTGCCGAATGAAGGAGAATTTGCCGATACGGCAATGCGTGTGACGGAGTCGGTATGCCGTGACAAACGCCAGCAAATTAACGATAAGTTTCCTCCGTTAAACCGATTTCTTACGGGCTATGACCTTAAAAATGCGTTTGACGAAGAGAAAGATAGCTTCGATATCACAAGAGTTTTATGTGGTGCGGAAGGCTCATTAGCGTTTATCACGGAAGCGAAGCTCAACCTAACCCGCATTCCTAAAGCGCGAACTCTGGTTAACGTTAAATACAACAGTTTTGATTCTGCTTTGCGTAACGCACCATTCATGGTTGAAGCAAAAGCGTTGTCGGTTGAAACCGTAGACTCAAAAGTACTGAACCTCGCGAAACAAGACATCGTTTGGCACACCGTCAGTGACTTAATTACCGACGTACCAGATAAAGAGATGCTTGGCATTAATATGGTTGAGTACGCTGGCCAGGATGAAGAAGAAGTTGCTTCTCAAGTTGCGTTCCTAACGGCCAAACTTGATAGCATGCTAGAAACAGAAGAAGCGGGCATCATTGGCTACCAAGTATGTAGTGATGTGGCGAGCATCGGCCGAATCTACAACATGCGTAAAAAAGCCGTGGGTTTATTGGGCGCGGCGAAAGGGCGCGCTAAGCCTGTTGCATTTGCCGAAGACACTTGTGTTCCACCAGAAAACTTGGCGGACTTTATCGTTGAGTTCCGCGAGTTGCTTGATGCAAAATCACTTAACTACGGCATGTTTGGCCACGTAGACGCAGGTGTGCTCCACGTTCGTCCTGCATTGGATCTGTGCGATCCTCATCAAGAAGCCTTGATGCACGAAATCTCGGACGAAGTGGTTAAACTGGTGGCAAAATACGGTGGTTTAATGTGGGGCGAACACGGCAAAGGGTTCCGCTCTGAATACGGCCCGGAGTTTTTTGGTGAAGAACTCTTTACTGAACTGCGTCGCGTCAAAGCTGCTTTCGACCCACACAACAAAATGAACCCAGGTAAGATCTGTACGCCGCTAAATAGCGATGCAGAGCTTGTGAAAGTCACCGACACCAAACGCGGCTACTTCGATCGCCAGATTGATGTTCAGGTACGTGATAGCTTCAAGCAAGCGATGGAGTGTAACGGCAACGGCTTGTGTTTTAACTACGACACCAGCTCACCTATGTGCCCTTCAATGAAAGTCACTGCAGACCGCCGTCATTCACCGAAAGGGCGTGCGGGCTTAGTTCGTGAGTGGCTACGTCAATTGACTGAGCAGGGTATTGATATTCTCGACCTAGAGAAGCAGACGTTGGAAAACAAAACGTCCATCAAAACCATGATCGACCGTGTGCGTCATTCTATTAATCGTCGTCACGAGTATGACTTCTCCCATGAAGTGTATGAAGCGATGAATGGCTGTTTAGCGTGTAAAGCGTGTGCGAGCCAGTGTCCGATTAAAGTGGATGTACCTAGCTTCCGCTCTCGCTTCCTCAATATTTACCACTCACGTTACCAACGTCCGGCAAAAGACTATTTGGTGTCAAACATTGAATCCATGTTGCCACTGATGGCCAAAGCGCCAAGTGTGGTAAATGGTGTGCTAAAACAATCTTGGGTGCAGAGTTTAACGGCTTCGACAGTAGGTTATGTTGATGCTCCGTTGTTGTCTGTACCAACTTTGAAAGAGCGAGTAGAGACCTTAACCACGGCTTATGACTTGCAAGCACTCAGCGGTTTATCTTCTGAAGACAAACAAAAGCATGTGCTGATTGTTCAAGACCCGTTCACCAGTTATTACGACGCCGAGGTGGTGGAAGACTTCATCAAGCTCGTTCAGAAACTCGGCATGAATCCGGTTCTTCTACCGTTTAAGCCAAATGGTAAAGCCCAGCACATCAAAGGTTTCTTACGTCAGTTTAAGAACACCGCGCAAGATACCGCGAAGTTTTTGGAAATGGTCGCGGATTTAGGCATTCCAATGGTGGGCGTCGATCCTGCATTGGTGCTGTGTTACCGCGATGAGTACGCTGAGGTATTAGGTAGCAAGCGCGGCGAGTTCGATGTGCTTACCGCTCATGAGTGGTTGTATCCAAGGCTGAACGAGTTCGATGCTCTTGAATCGAAACAGCAAGCGCCTTGGTATTTGTTCGCCCATTGTACTGAGAAGACCAAAATGCCAAATGCCGAGAAAGAGTGGGGGGCTATTTTCGCTCACTTTGGTGCAGTGTTGAACACCGTGCCTGTTGGCTGTTGTGGTATGGCAGGGACCTTTGGTCATGAGGTAGACAAGCTATCGATGTCGCGTGACATTTATGACCTGAGCTGGAAGCCAAACTTGGATAAGCTCGACAATGAACGCTGCTTGATTACGGGGTATTCCTGCCGAAGCCAAGTCAAACGCTTTGAAGGGATAAAGCCTAAACACCCAGTTCAAGCTTTGCTAACCTTGATATAG
- a CDS encoding DUF2786 domain-containing protein — protein MDKQKALKKIAKCLELGNSANVNEAANAIKMAHRLMLKYGLDKDDIEFIKMGKTQSSHLLPTNISSTLLRVIRGINTKFGVEAVLLNHKGLKRVEFIGEADRAIFAAFAFDIIYRELNESTGQFRNSFAGSGTSSMEVTRRVNSFVSGWVEGALEKLPVISPDEESANKINNYIDKEFKNIDRETFKKQLKEAMKNITADYEVGLKKGRKVSVNRGVSGEQARKMLGDPSK, from the coding sequence ATGGATAAACAAAAAGCTCTGAAAAAAATCGCCAAGTGTTTAGAACTGGGCAATTCCGCCAACGTAAATGAGGCAGCTAACGCTATTAAGATGGCGCACCGTCTCATGCTGAAATACGGCTTGGACAAAGATGATATTGAGTTTATCAAAATGGGTAAGACTCAATCTTCACACCTCCTACCGACTAACATCAGCTCAACACTGCTGCGTGTGATTCGTGGCATTAACACCAAGTTCGGTGTTGAAGCGGTTCTACTGAACCACAAAGGGCTTAAACGTGTCGAGTTTATCGGTGAAGCAGACCGTGCAATTTTCGCGGCTTTCGCTTTCGATATTATCTATCGCGAACTAAACGAGAGTACCGGACAATTCCGTAATAGCTTTGCTGGTTCTGGCACCTCTTCAATGGAAGTCACTCGTCGCGTAAACTCATTCGTTTCTGGTTGGGTGGAAGGCGCGTTAGAGAAGCTGCCTGTGATCTCGCCAGACGAAGAGTCAGCAAACAAAATCAATAACTACATTGATAAAGAATTCAAAAACATCGATCGTGAGACGTTCAAGAAGCAGCTCAAAGAAGCGATGAAGAACATCACGGCTGACTATGAAGTAGGCTTAAAGAAAGGCCGTAAAGTCTCCGTTAATCGTGGGGTTAGCGGTGAACAAGCGAGGAAAATGTTGGGCGACCCTTCTAAATAA
- a CDS encoding DUF3334 family protein, which yields MKKNKVVTTEDILLKLCQSVSGVLTSATSSQINYSAMVQKINKTSLKPDFGCFVLFDGGFTGLVVINFTAKAALEIYTNYMRNMGMPEEELAISHTSDEVGDVLGELMNQLVGDFTNKIRKELQTNITQNQPKMLSLNKQVILQVDTNLDRPQARRVTFSTANNNIFYLELAMDKTEFIQLEEFEVAEDESPDDILEATRKSMEDKKAAEPANNKSDADDLLDQLGL from the coding sequence ATGAAAAAAAATAAAGTTGTAACCACTGAAGATATCCTTCTAAAACTTTGCCAGTCGGTTTCTGGCGTTCTCACTTCGGCAACCTCTTCTCAAATTAATTACTCTGCAATGGTGCAAAAGATCAACAAAACCAGCCTCAAGCCGGATTTTGGTTGTTTTGTGCTGTTTGATGGCGGTTTCACTGGCCTAGTTGTGATTAACTTTACCGCGAAAGCGGCGCTTGAGATCTACACCAATTACATGCGCAATATGGGCATGCCAGAAGAAGAACTGGCGATCTCACACACCTCAGACGAAGTGGGCGATGTACTGGGTGAGCTGATGAACCAACTTGTTGGTGACTTCACCAACAAGATTCGCAAAGAGCTGCAAACCAACATCACTCAGAATCAGCCAAAAATGCTGTCACTGAACAAGCAAGTGATTTTGCAAGTCGATACCAACCTCGACCGCCCACAAGCGCGACGTGTGACTTTCTCAACAGCAAACAACAACATCTTCTATCTAGAGCTTGCCATGGACAAAACTGAGTTTATCCAATTAGAAGAGTTTGAAGTGGCGGAAGATGAAAGCCCAGACGATATTCTGGAAGCCACGCGCAAGAGCATGGAAGATAAAAAAGCGGCGGAACCTGCGAACAACAAGAGTGATGCCGATGATCTGCTTGACCAACTTGGTCTGTAA
- a CDS encoding helicase-related protein, whose translation MSQLPIDSLQAEFDQLVNHHHLVVEAETGSGKSTRLPLWAANHGRVLVIEPRRIACTSLAEFLAEQSGQPLGKQIGYAIKLHAHYDENTNVVFVTPGVALRWFAEDKLASFDIVMVDEFHERRWDIDLLTAILKQEKQHRLIVTSATLEGEKLANYLDAKRLRSEGRCFPVTVTHRSLDSRYLPNKKGCENDVVRTVKEALEDEEGDILVFLPGRKEITQCSQMLQNLDDVLVVKLHASVSDEERHCALTVQKQRKVVLATNVAETSLTIPNIRVVIDSGLERRTVQRNGRTALTLTNISKASAAQRMGRAGRVAEGACIRLFGEHAPLELVTPPELHREELVEPMLAAACCGYRLSELSFLDSVPEKSLNSARQTLQGMEAIDEQGEITEHGKKVYPLPIDALFADLVTRIQTKTEKEAMIDLAAALSVPAQLYQLQGGESAEALAQEEPFGCDASLMIRLVRGEQLPGVNVDASVLDESQGLAKQMREVFELPDLGVASRYKRDELTKAIVTLHPELVFVRRERRRDALGNGLMEMMVGRNSRFPEKSEAALVLDSHSVPGRGVKQTFNLASVMLPVSLKLLRELELGEWQQGETNYEEEAPRATMHLSYAGRTICTEFQALEGGVAVQSIVEMMEAETLLPGFAPLRKQQIQHWKIYNALGLNQEPIDKDTLDGLSFSTWLVEQLETLGVESMEDIELFEADDIPFEGIPDWEYQDFAEQFPLKLLLAELKLDVEYFVSRKLVHVIYSDGNRKGDPKRWELPRWSGWKVQYKKASRVLDVK comes from the coding sequence ATGTCTCAATTACCTATCGATAGCTTACAAGCTGAATTTGACCAACTCGTGAATCACCACCATTTAGTGGTAGAAGCCGAAACCGGTTCTGGTAAATCCACACGCTTGCCGCTTTGGGCGGCCAATCACGGCCGAGTATTGGTGATTGAGCCACGTCGAATTGCTTGCACATCGTTAGCCGAGTTTCTTGCCGAGCAATCCGGCCAACCACTTGGTAAGCAGATTGGTTACGCGATTAAGCTTCATGCACACTACGATGAAAACACCAATGTCGTGTTCGTGACACCCGGTGTTGCACTACGTTGGTTCGCGGAAGACAAACTGGCTAGCTTCGATATCGTGATGGTGGACGAATTTCATGAACGCCGCTGGGACATTGATCTCCTTACGGCGATTTTAAAGCAAGAAAAACAGCACCGTTTGATTGTCACGTCAGCGACCTTAGAGGGTGAAAAACTGGCGAACTATTTGGATGCCAAACGGCTGCGCTCGGAAGGTCGTTGTTTTCCTGTTACCGTTACCCATCGTTCACTGGATAGCCGTTACTTGCCGAACAAAAAGGGTTGCGAGAACGATGTTGTTCGCACGGTGAAAGAAGCTTTGGAAGACGAAGAGGGCGATATTCTCGTTTTCTTACCGGGTCGTAAAGAGATCACTCAATGTTCACAGATGCTGCAAAACCTTGATGATGTGCTGGTGGTGAAGTTACACGCGTCAGTCAGTGATGAAGAACGACACTGTGCATTGACAGTACAAAAGCAACGCAAAGTGGTGTTGGCAACCAACGTCGCGGAAACCTCTCTGACCATTCCAAACATCCGCGTCGTGATCGACAGTGGCTTGGAACGTAGAACCGTACAACGAAATGGGCGAACAGCACTGACGTTAACCAACATTTCTAAAGCCAGCGCAGCGCAGCGAATGGGGCGGGCAGGTCGTGTTGCTGAAGGGGCGTGTATTCGCTTGTTTGGTGAGCATGCGCCATTAGAGTTAGTGACTCCGCCTGAATTGCACCGCGAAGAACTCGTAGAACCAATGCTCGCTGCGGCTTGTTGTGGATACAGACTTTCCGAACTTTCCTTCCTCGATTCTGTACCTGAAAAGTCACTCAACTCAGCACGCCAAACCCTGCAAGGGATGGAAGCGATAGACGAGCAAGGTGAAATCACCGAACACGGTAAAAAAGTTTACCCTTTACCAATTGATGCCTTGTTTGCGGATTTAGTGACTCGTATCCAGACCAAAACAGAAAAAGAAGCAATGATCGACTTAGCAGCAGCGCTTTCTGTACCCGCTCAATTGTATCAATTGCAAGGTGGGGAATCGGCGGAAGCATTAGCACAAGAAGAACCATTTGGCTGCGATGCCTCGTTGATGATTCGTTTGGTGCGAGGGGAGCAGCTTCCTGGCGTTAATGTTGATGCGAGCGTGCTTGATGAATCGCAAGGTTTAGCAAAACAAATGCGAGAAGTGTTTGAATTGCCGGATCTTGGAGTCGCATCGCGATACAAACGTGATGAGTTGACCAAAGCCATTGTCACGTTACATCCAGAACTTGTATTTGTGCGCCGAGAACGACGTCGTGACGCGCTAGGCAATGGCTTGATGGAAATGATGGTCGGGCGCAATAGCCGTTTTCCTGAAAAAAGCGAAGCAGCATTGGTGCTAGATAGTCACAGCGTGCCCGGACGAGGCGTAAAGCAGACTTTTAACCTTGCCTCTGTAATGCTGCCCGTTTCACTTAAGTTGTTGCGTGAATTAGAACTTGGCGAGTGGCAGCAAGGCGAAACCAATTATGAGGAAGAAGCGCCGCGCGCGACCATGCATTTGAGCTATGCTGGGCGAACCATTTGCACGGAATTCCAAGCGCTTGAAGGTGGTGTCGCAGTTCAGTCCATCGTGGAGATGATGGAAGCCGAAACGCTACTGCCGGGTTTTGCCCCGTTAAGAAAACAGCAAATACAACATTGGAAGATTTATAACGCGCTTGGATTAAATCAAGAGCCTATCGATAAAGACACGCTTGATGGTTTGTCGTTTTCAACTTGGCTCGTGGAACAGTTAGAAACGCTTGGCGTGGAAAGCATGGAAGACATTGAACTGTTTGAAGCGGACGATATCCCATTCGAAGGCATTCCTGATTGGGAGTATCAGGACTTTGCAGAGCAATTTCCGCTTAAACTGCTGTTGGCTGAATTAAAACTCGACGTGGAGTACTTCGTGTCTCGCAAGTTGGTTCATGTTATTTATTCCGATGGCAATCGAAAGGGGGACCCTAAACGCTGGGAGCTACCTCGTTGGTCTGGTTGGAAAGTGCAGTACAAAAAAGCCAGTCGTGTGCTGGATGTGAAATAA